In Horticoccus luteus, the following proteins share a genomic window:
- a CDS encoding M12 family metallo-peptidase — MFAYTAAPSNAAQLEKEDPAPAKWLRYVELNPAMVRGKQAPFWKGPAERRLTIPLPDGRQLSVQLDPARMRGAQHFVATGAIEGREGSRVIFASVDGIMQASVRDPELGTFTLRQYADGTTQFFEVDEGLIPACGGDPLPRPLIAAGMPRASRRPTAAAAGGANDVLGEGGETHFPEGSAVDTPVVQVMMLYSQAVLTSTVTPSVVQGVFDIGIQKVNDAMAFSHVNARVELVRVAQVAYNETASASSKVQSDALAALRAPGDGQMDEIHDWRNEAGADLVCLALRRADASSSGLGYLLQTAGDNDNADFAFSVVQYDYIGSSDVVPHELGHNFGCAHDRENADHAGAFSYSYGYRFYGANSKQYRTIMAYAPGSGVGFYSNPNINAPAPIAVPLGIAHGLPGESDNAGTISQTAFEVSQFRLQQQNPSLGSLVNVSTRAYVGDGEQQLIGGFVVAGADSKRILLRAIGPTLAAPVFGVTDAETNPSLTIHQLGVAGTVAANDDWGLQTLPAAASDVVTASQTVGAFALPNGSRDAALLVDLPAGGYTVNVTGESHGEALVEAYELDGAVGKLINLSTRGYVETARPMIGGFVIHGSAGRAKRVLIRVLGPTLESYGVANALNDPYLSLYDGGGQLLLNNDDWSADAQDVISTHAEEAIVATGLMPLNRREPAVLLDLVPGAYTVVVKPFERLPDQPAQPGVGIVEVYEIDQ, encoded by the coding sequence TTGTTTGCCTATACGGCGGCGCCGTCCAACGCTGCGCAGTTGGAAAAGGAAGATCCCGCCCCGGCGAAATGGCTCCGTTACGTGGAGCTCAATCCGGCGATGGTGCGTGGCAAGCAAGCGCCCTTTTGGAAAGGCCCGGCCGAGCGGAGGCTCACGATTCCGCTGCCCGATGGGCGGCAACTATCCGTGCAGCTCGATCCCGCCCGCATGCGGGGCGCACAGCACTTCGTAGCAACGGGAGCCATCGAGGGGCGCGAAGGCAGTCGCGTCATCTTCGCTTCGGTGGACGGCATTATGCAGGCTTCGGTGCGCGACCCCGAACTCGGAACGTTCACCCTGCGGCAATACGCTGATGGCACGACGCAGTTCTTCGAAGTCGACGAGGGCCTCATCCCCGCGTGCGGCGGCGATCCGTTGCCGCGACCGCTGATCGCGGCGGGCATGCCACGGGCCTCGCGGCGGCCGACCGCCGCCGCCGCCGGAGGGGCGAACGACGTTTTGGGGGAGGGAGGGGAAACTCATTTTCCCGAGGGCAGCGCCGTTGATACGCCGGTCGTGCAGGTGATGATGCTGTATTCACAGGCGGTGCTGACGAGCACTGTCACCCCGTCGGTCGTGCAGGGCGTGTTCGACATTGGAATCCAGAAGGTGAACGACGCGATGGCATTCAGTCATGTGAACGCGCGCGTCGAGTTAGTGCGTGTGGCGCAGGTCGCTTATAACGAGACGGCGAGCGCGTCGAGCAAGGTGCAGAGCGATGCCCTCGCAGCCCTGCGAGCGCCCGGCGACGGACAGATGGACGAGATTCATGACTGGCGAAACGAGGCCGGCGCCGACTTGGTGTGCCTCGCGTTGCGGCGGGCGGATGCCAGCAGCAGCGGACTCGGCTATCTGCTCCAGACGGCGGGTGATAACGACAATGCTGATTTCGCGTTCTCGGTCGTCCAATACGATTACATCGGCAGTTCCGACGTGGTGCCGCATGAACTCGGGCATAATTTCGGTTGCGCGCATGATCGTGAAAACGCCGATCACGCGGGGGCGTTCAGCTACAGTTACGGTTATCGATTCTACGGGGCGAACTCGAAGCAATACCGCACGATCATGGCGTATGCGCCCGGGTCCGGCGTGGGATTCTATTCGAATCCGAATATCAACGCGCCCGCGCCGATCGCGGTGCCGCTCGGGATCGCGCACGGCTTGCCGGGTGAATCGGATAATGCCGGCACGATCTCGCAAACAGCGTTCGAGGTTTCGCAGTTTCGGTTGCAGCAGCAAAATCCTTCGCTCGGCTCTCTCGTGAATGTTTCCACCCGCGCGTATGTCGGGGACGGAGAACAACAATTGATCGGCGGCTTCGTGGTCGCCGGGGCCGACAGCAAACGGATCCTGCTTCGGGCGATCGGTCCGACGCTGGCTGCACCCGTCTTTGGCGTGACGGATGCAGAAACGAATCCTTCGCTCACGATTCACCAACTCGGCGTCGCCGGGACGGTGGCCGCGAACGACGACTGGGGATTGCAAACGCTGCCGGCGGCGGCCTCGGACGTGGTGACGGCGAGTCAAACCGTGGGCGCGTTTGCGCTGCCGAACGGAAGCCGCGATGCGGCGTTGCTCGTCGACCTGCCGGCCGGTGGTTACACCGTGAACGTCACAGGCGAGAGCCACGGCGAGGCGCTGGTTGAGGCTTACGAACTCGATGGGGCGGTGGGGAAATTAATAAATCTTTCCACGCGCGGTTACGTCGAAACGGCGCGGCCGATGATTGGGGGATTCGTCATTCATGGATCGGCGGGCCGCGCGAAACGCGTGCTCATTCGGGTGCTCGGGCCCACACTGGAAAGCTACGGGGTCGCGAATGCGTTGAACGACCCGTATCTCTCGCTTTACGACGGCGGCGGCCAGTTGTTGTTGAACAATGACGACTGGAGCGCGGACGCGCAGGACGTGATCAGCACGCATGCCGAGGAGGCGATTGTCGCGACGGGGCTCATGCCGTTGAACCGCCGCGAGCCCGCGGTGTTGCTGGATCTCGTCCCAGGCGCCTACACGGTGGTCGTGAAACCGTTTGAGCGGTTGCCGGACCAGCCCGCTCAGCCGGGCGTGGGCATTGTCGAGGTTTACGAAATCGATCAGTGA
- the clpB gene encoding ATP-dependent chaperone ClpB: MDSAKLTQMSRQAVTDAQNIARRHQNNEVDTWHLLSALLAQENGLVPGLIEKLNITASAVQLAVDRELERLPKVSGSVDTSKIYVTQAVNEVLTRAEDEAGKLKDEFVSVEHLFLGLLDVGKPDAMAKLFKSFGLDRGAALKVLREMRGNQRVTSDNPEATYQALEKYGVDLVAQARKGKIDPVIGRDDEIRRAIRILSRKTKNNPVLIGEPGVGKTAIVEGLAQRILRGDVPEGLKDKTVFALDMGALVAGAKYRGEFEERLKAVLQEIKQSDGRILLFIDELHMIVGAGKTDGAMDAGNMLKPMLARGELHCIGATTLDEYRKYIEKDAALERRFQPVVVDQPTVEDAISILRGLRERFELHHGVRIQDNALVSAVVLSNRYITERFLPDKAIDLVDEACAMIRTEMDSMPQELDVLTRRVLQLEIEEAALVKEKDDASARRLEVLRKELADAREKSQGLKMQWEKEKASVDRVRKLRETLEQSRLEMEKAERAYDLNKVAELRHGRIPQMEAELQKLEQAGNSTTLFKEEVSQEEIAEVVAKWTGVPLTRLVEGEKEKLLRLEDVLHERVIGQDEAVTLVTEAILRARSGIKDPRRPVGSFLFLGPTGVGKTELAKTLAETLFDTEAATVRIDMSEYMEKHSVSRLLGAPPGYVGYDEGGQLTEAVRRKPYAVVLFDEIEKAHPDVFNVLLQVLDDGRITDSQGRTVDFKNTIIIMTSNIGSRYLLEGVTGDTIPETVRESVMAELRKSFRPEFLNRIDETILFKPLTLEEITSIVDLLMADLNHRLAEQRVTVKLDAKAREWVAEKGYDPVFGARPLKRFLQRHIETKLARALIGGTVGEGWEVTFTVENDQLTPVNASGAAK, from the coding sequence ATGGATTCCGCCAAGCTTACTCAAATGTCGCGCCAAGCGGTCACGGACGCGCAGAACATCGCTCGTCGTCACCAGAATAACGAAGTCGACACGTGGCATCTGCTGAGCGCTCTGCTCGCGCAGGAAAACGGGCTCGTGCCCGGTTTGATTGAAAAGCTGAATATCACGGCGAGTGCGGTGCAGTTGGCGGTCGATCGTGAGCTCGAGCGGCTGCCCAAGGTGTCGGGCAGCGTCGACACGTCGAAAATCTACGTGACGCAGGCCGTGAATGAAGTGCTCACGCGGGCGGAAGACGAAGCGGGCAAGCTCAAGGATGAATTCGTTTCGGTGGAGCACCTGTTCCTCGGTCTGCTCGATGTCGGCAAGCCGGACGCGATGGCGAAACTGTTCAAGAGTTTCGGTCTCGACCGTGGGGCGGCGCTCAAAGTTTTGCGGGAGATGCGCGGCAACCAGCGGGTGACGAGCGACAATCCCGAGGCGACTTACCAGGCGTTGGAAAAATATGGCGTCGATCTGGTGGCGCAGGCGCGCAAGGGGAAGATCGATCCGGTGATCGGGCGCGATGATGAAATCCGCCGCGCGATCCGCATCCTCTCACGCAAGACGAAGAACAATCCCGTGCTCATCGGTGAACCAGGCGTGGGCAAGACGGCGATCGTCGAGGGCCTGGCGCAACGCATTTTGCGCGGCGACGTGCCGGAAGGATTGAAGGACAAAACGGTCTTCGCGCTCGATATGGGCGCCCTCGTGGCCGGGGCGAAATATCGGGGCGAGTTCGAGGAGCGGCTGAAAGCGGTGTTGCAGGAAATCAAGCAAAGCGACGGGCGCATCCTGCTCTTCATCGACGAGCTGCACATGATCGTCGGCGCGGGAAAGACGGACGGTGCGATGGACGCGGGCAACATGCTGAAGCCGATGCTGGCGCGCGGTGAACTCCATTGCATCGGCGCGACCACGCTCGACGAATACCGCAAGTATATTGAGAAGGATGCGGCGTTGGAGCGGCGGTTTCAGCCGGTGGTCGTCGACCAGCCGACCGTGGAGGACGCGATTTCGATTTTGCGCGGCTTGCGCGAGCGCTTCGAGCTGCACCATGGCGTGCGCATTCAGGACAACGCGTTGGTGAGCGCGGTCGTGCTCTCGAACCGTTACATCACCGAGCGGTTTTTGCCGGACAAGGCGATCGATCTCGTGGACGAGGCGTGCGCGATGATCCGCACGGAAATGGATTCGATGCCGCAGGAACTGGACGTGCTCACCCGCCGCGTGCTGCAGCTCGAAATTGAAGAGGCGGCCTTGGTGAAGGAAAAGGACGACGCGTCGGCGCGCCGGCTGGAGGTGCTCCGGAAGGAACTCGCGGATGCCCGGGAGAAAAGCCAGGGCCTGAAGATGCAGTGGGAAAAAGAGAAGGCCTCCGTCGACCGCGTGCGCAAGCTGCGGGAAACGTTGGAGCAATCCCGCTTGGAAATGGAAAAGGCGGAGCGCGCTTACGATTTGAATAAAGTCGCCGAGCTGCGGCATGGCCGGATCCCGCAGATGGAAGCGGAGCTCCAAAAGCTCGAACAGGCGGGCAACAGCACGACGTTGTTCAAGGAAGAGGTTTCGCAGGAAGAAATCGCGGAAGTCGTGGCGAAGTGGACGGGCGTGCCGTTGACGCGGTTGGTGGAAGGCGAAAAGGAAAAACTTCTTCGACTCGAAGATGTGCTGCACGAACGCGTGATCGGTCAGGATGAGGCCGTCACGCTCGTGACCGAGGCGATTTTACGCGCGCGCAGCGGCATCAAGGACCCGCGGCGGCCGGTGGGAAGTTTTCTCTTTCTCGGACCGACGGGCGTCGGCAAGACCGAGCTCGCGAAGACGCTGGCGGAAACATTGTTCGATACCGAGGCGGCGACGGTGCGCATCGACATGTCCGAATACATGGAGAAGCACAGCGTGTCGCGGTTGCTCGGCGCGCCTCCCGGCTACGTGGGTTACGACGAAGGCGGGCAACTGACCGAAGCGGTGCGGCGGAAGCCGTATGCCGTCGTGCTCTTCGACGAGATCGAGAAGGCGCATCCGGATGTCTTCAACGTGTTGCTGCAGGTGTTGGACGACGGACGCATCACCGATTCGCAGGGCCGGACCGTGGACTTCAAGAACACGATCATCATCATGACCTCGAACATCGGCTCGCGCTACCTGCTGGAAGGCGTGACCGGCGACACGATTCCGGAAACGGTGCGCGAGAGCGTGATGGCGGAGCTCCGGAAATCGTTCCGTCCGGAATTCCTTAATCGCATCGACGAGACGATTCTCTTCAAGCCGCTCACGCTCGAGGAAATCACGAGCATCGTGGATCTCTTGATGGCCGACTTGAACCATCGTCTCGCGGAGCAGCGCGTTACAGTGAAGCTCGATGCCAAGGCCCGTGAGTGGGTGGCCGAGAAAGGTTACGATCCCGTCTTTGGCGCGCGTCCGTTGAAGCGCTTTCTCCAGCGCCATATCGAGACCAAATTAGCGCGAGCGCTCATTGGTGGCACGGTGGGCGAGGGTTGGGAAGTCACGTTCACGGTGGAGAACGATCAGTTGACGCCGGTGAACGCGAGCGGTGCCGCAAAGTAG